A genomic segment from Microbulbifer elongatus encodes:
- a CDS encoding HlyD family secretion protein produces the protein MLNKGIYFPVSIALGIAIFTAGCRQESYFEGRVEMRELNIATKYPGRLARLNTEEGQKVRKGELLAEIHDPEAQARLVQADAMVKGASAQQSKANEGARPEEVESAHAAMEATLAQAKLARVTAGRMQRLFDQGVVPRQRLDEAIAAQSSTWSVYQASKANYQLVASGLRPQDKTTAAAVTREAEGGRQLVETALAEQQVVALADGEITAINFREGEIVAAGIPIATLAKTDTPWIAFNVREDLLKGLKVGDRLTASIPALGERGESIALRVYQISVLGDFATWTSTRALGSFDLRTFEVRARPQSAIAGLRSGMTVLVAKSELRSQP, from the coding sequence ATGTTAAATAAAGGTATCTACTTTCCCGTGTCAATTGCCCTTGGTATCGCCATCTTTACCGCGGGCTGCCGGCAGGAGAGTTATTTCGAGGGGCGTGTGGAAATGCGCGAACTCAACATTGCTACCAAATATCCGGGAAGGCTAGCCCGATTGAATACCGAGGAGGGCCAGAAGGTGCGCAAGGGCGAACTGCTGGCGGAGATTCACGATCCGGAAGCACAGGCGCGTCTGGTGCAGGCCGATGCGATGGTGAAGGGCGCGTCCGCACAGCAATCGAAAGCCAATGAGGGCGCACGCCCGGAAGAGGTGGAGTCCGCGCACGCTGCCATGGAGGCCACCCTTGCGCAGGCGAAGCTGGCCAGGGTTACCGCAGGGCGGATGCAGCGTCTGTTTGATCAGGGTGTGGTGCCGCGCCAGCGACTCGATGAGGCGATTGCCGCGCAAAGCTCTACCTGGTCTGTGTATCAGGCATCGAAAGCCAATTACCAGCTGGTGGCCTCGGGGTTGCGCCCACAGGACAAGACAACCGCGGCTGCAGTGACCCGGGAAGCCGAAGGCGGACGGCAACTGGTGGAAACCGCCCTTGCCGAGCAACAGGTTGTGGCGCTGGCGGACGGTGAGATCACTGCAATCAACTTTCGCGAAGGAGAAATTGTCGCTGCGGGAATTCCCATCGCCACGCTGGCAAAAACCGACACGCCCTGGATCGCCTTTAACGTGCGTGAAGATCTGCTGAAGGGTCTCAAGGTTGGCGACCGACTGACTGCGTCAATACCTGCCTTGGGGGAGCGGGGGGAATCGATTGCACTGCGTGTGTACCAGATTTCTGTGCTGGGTGACTTTGCCACCTGGACCTCGACTCGCGCATTGGGCAGCTTTGATCTGCGTACTTTCGAGGTGCGCGCACGGCCGCAGTCAGCCATTGCCGGGCTGCGCTCTGGCATGACCGTACTGGTTGCGAAGAGCGAACTGCGGTCGCAGCCATGA
- a CDS encoding ABC transporter permease, translating to MNEFSAAIHRELQRWRGEKTTHWLILWLPIIACILLLSIFSKRTITDLPVTVVDPDNSALTRQIRADLDAAPAIRVAKTTTSMEAAKAQMERGKIYGIVAFPSGFSRDMVRGQQPTVALLLNEQSLATAEAISSDVQTVLLTEMGVQSVTQRIAMGVPMLEAESQAQALRTQAHPLFNPGLDYAAYLGVALVAASLHCFVILHGARCIASDNSKWLYAKSWSRLWGKLAIAFAWWLFIGIVLLQLCFTWLDLPPMSEPLWFVIGWAALVVAYLGLGSALAMAFPSHVAYSCVSVLAGPAVAFSGVTFPQGAMPVAARLFGEALPVTWFLHLQTQLVTERVTIQYALPQVYHLFGFAAVFTAFSLGVFLWRSRRSNREAE from the coding sequence ATGAATGAATTTTCTGCAGCCATCCATCGCGAGCTGCAACGCTGGCGCGGCGAGAAAACCACCCACTGGTTAATACTGTGGCTTCCAATCATCGCGTGTATCCTGCTGCTGAGTATTTTCAGTAAGCGCACCATTACCGATTTGCCGGTAACCGTTGTTGACCCGGACAATTCAGCGTTAACGCGCCAGATCCGGGCCGACCTGGATGCGGCCCCCGCGATCCGGGTTGCGAAGACTACAACCTCCATGGAAGCCGCCAAGGCGCAGATGGAGCGGGGAAAAATTTACGGGATCGTTGCCTTTCCCAGTGGATTCAGCCGGGATATGGTACGCGGACAGCAGCCCACGGTTGCACTGCTGCTCAACGAGCAGTCCCTGGCCACCGCGGAAGCCATAAGCAGTGATGTGCAGACGGTGCTGCTCACCGAGATGGGCGTGCAATCGGTGACCCAGCGCATAGCAATGGGCGTGCCGATGCTGGAGGCAGAATCCCAGGCCCAGGCTCTGCGCACCCAGGCTCACCCCCTGTTCAATCCCGGGCTCGATTACGCCGCGTATCTCGGTGTCGCTCTGGTTGCAGCGAGCCTGCATTGCTTTGTGATTCTGCACGGTGCCCGTTGTATCGCCAGCGACAATTCCAAGTGGCTTTACGCCAAGAGCTGGAGCCGACTTTGGGGAAAACTGGCAATCGCATTTGCGTGGTGGCTGTTCATCGGCATTGTGTTACTGCAGTTGTGTTTTACCTGGTTGGACTTGCCTCCCATGTCGGAGCCCCTGTGGTTTGTTATCGGATGGGCGGCATTGGTAGTGGCTTACCTGGGGCTGGGGTCCGCGTTGGCCATGGCGTTCCCTTCCCATGTAGCCTACTCCTGTGTGAGTGTTCTGGCGGGGCCCGCGGTGGCATTTTCTGGGGTTACGTTTCCGCAGGGCGCCATGCCTGTGGCGGCGCGTCTATTCGGGGAGGCCCTGCCGGTAACCTGGTTTCTGCACCTGCAGACCCAGTTGGTTACCGAGCGGGTAACTATTCAATATGCGTTGCCGCAGGTGTATCACCTGTTTGGCTTTGCAGCAGTTTTTACCGCCTTTTCCCTCGGCGTTTTTCTGTGGCGTTCCCGCAGAAGCAACCGGGAGGCAGAATGA